The genomic stretch GTTCCGCCAGCAGCCACAGCAGGAACGTCGCATAGAGCTTGGGACTGCGCATCAGCTGGTCGGCAGCGAGCACGTTCACATAGCCGCGGCCCTGCTCGTCCACCTTGATGAAATCGTCGATTTCAAGCGCGGGCTCGCCAAAGAACATGTCCGCACCTTGCGATTCGAAGCTCAACAGCTGGCGCTGGATCGTGCCGACGGACTGTTTCGACACATTGCCGTAAACGCCCGAAAGCTCCTTCGCATTTTCGGCCGCCCAGGCGAGGACGGACTGGAGGTCGCCGAAATCGAGCAGCAACAGGCCGTTTTCATCGGCATGGCGGAAGACGATCTGCAGGACCCCTTCCTGCGTTTCATTAAGGTCGAGCAGGCGCGACAGCAGCAGTGGACCCATTTCCGAAACCGTCGTCCGGATCGGATGCCCCTGCTTGCCGTAGAGATCCCAGAACACGACTGGATTATCGGAATAGCCATAGTCGTCCATGCCGAGTTCCTTTGCCCGGCTCTCCAGCTTGTCGGCGTGCTTGAAAGTGGGAGAGCCCGGCATGGCGATGCCCGACAGGTCGCCCTTCACATCGGCGACGAAAACCGGAACGCCTTCGGCGGAAAAGCTTTCGGCCAGCCCCTGCAAGGTGACGGTCTTGCCGGTACCGGTGGCGCCCGCGATCAATCCGTGACGGTTGGCGCGGGAAAGGTCGAGATACTGCTTCTCGCCGTTTTCGGCGAGGCCGAGGAAAATCTGACTCATGCGTGGGTAGTCTCCGGTCCCGAATGTTCGCTCGTGTGTGGCAAAGGGCAGGCCGTGCGGTCAAGTTCTCGACTTGTCGGCGTGATGGTCTAATGCAGGATACAAATGGGTCAGAATACTCCTTTCATCCTGCTGGACGATGCGCGCACGGATAATCCTGCCCCTGCGCACCTCTATCGCGAACCGCGCCAGGTCTTCGTCGCCAGGCGCGGCGAGGAGGTGTCACGGGTGCTGGCGGAAGCAGACAAGGCTCGTCTCAAGACCGGCGGGCATCTTGCCGGATACATCGCCTACGAAGCCGGGCTCGCGCTCGAACCTCGCCTTGCTGGGCGTGTCGACGGGCGTAGCGGCGCCGCCGGACCGCTCGTCTGGTTGGGGCTGTTCGACGATGCTGAAGAAATCGCGCCGGACGACGTTGCCGCTTGGCTCGCATCGCAAGCAGCCGAAGACGATGGCGGCGACGCGGCGCTCGGCCCGCTCGTGCCGCAATTGTCGACCGGCGGATACGAAGCTGCCTTTGCCACGATGCAGGAAGCGATCCGCGCCGGCGACATTTACCAGACCAACCTGACCTATCCGCTGGCCGGTTCTTATCGCGGTTCTCCCGTTGCGATCTATGCCGCGCTGCGGCCCGCAGCGAAAGCCGGCTACGGCGGCCTGATCTTCGACGGCTCGAACTGGCTGCTCAGCCTCAGTCCCGAGCTGTTCGTGTCGCTTCGCGGCGATGCGGCCAAGGTGAAGCCGATGAAGGGGACGCGCCCGCGCGCAGCGGACGAAAGTGCGGACGAAGCCCTGCGCGATGAGCTCGCCATGTCCGAAAAGGACAAGGCCGAGAACCTGATGATCGTCGACCTGATGCGCAACGACCTCAGCCGCGTGGCCGAGCCGGGCAGCGTCACGGTAGAGGGGCTGTTCAGCGTCGAAACCTATCCGACCGTGCACCAGATGGTCTCGACCGTTCATGCCCGGCTCGAGGACGGGAAAGGTGCCGTCGATCTGGTCCGGGCCATATTTCCTTGCGGATCGATCACCGGCGCGCCGAAGATCAGGGCGATGGAGCTGATCGACGAGGTCGAGCGCGATCCGCGTGGACCCTATTGCGGGGCGATCGGCCGGATCGACCCGGATGGAAGCGCCGCGTTCAATGTCGCGATCCGCACGTTGCGCCTGACTCCGATCGAGAACAGTCAGGGCGCTGCGGTCATGGGCGTCGGCTCTGCCATCGTTGCCGATAGCGAGCCCCTTGCCGAGCGGCGCGAATGCGAGATCAAGGGCGGCTTTGCGCGCAGCAGCACGTCCGATCACCGCGCTGCCCGCTTCGACCTGATCGAAAGCATGCTGTTCGACCCGGAAGCGGGAATCAGCCTGCTCGAACTGCATCTCGAGCGCATCAAGCAGAGCGCTGCCGAACTGGGCTTCTCCTTTGACCGTCACGACGTTCGCAACCAGATCCAGGCGCTATGTTTCGATCTGGAGCACAGGTCGAAGGTTCGCCTGCTGGCAGCGCGTAGCGGCGCGATCGCGTTCGAAGCGACGCGAATCGAACAGGTTGCCAAGCCGGTCCTGCAATGCATCGCGCTTCCCCTGCCGGTCGATCCCGGTGACTGGCGCCTGCGGCACAAGACCAGCGAGCGCGCATTCTACGAGGAAGCGCTGGGCGTTGCACGCGGCATGGGCGCAGACGAGGCGCTGCTGGTCCGTGACGATGGGCTGGTTACCGAAGGCAGTTTCACCAATATTTTTGTTCGCGGGGATGATGGCATCCTGCTTACCCCGCCCACCGCGCTCGGCCTGCTGCCGGGCGTCCTGCGGCGATCGCTGATCGATGCGGGCAAGGCGCGCGAGGCCGAGCTGTCGCTCGAAGACCTCGAAGGCGGCTTCCTGCTCGGCAATTCGGTTCGCGGGCTGGTGGAAGCGGAGTTCACTTCATGATCGATATCCTGTTCGAAGACGGCGAAGCGCTGGTCATCGACAAGCCGGCCGGCCTGCCGATCGAGCGTCCGCGCAAGGGCGGCCCTTCGCTCGAAGACCATCTTGAAGCGCTCAAGCTCGGCTTCCAGCGGCCGCCGATGCCGGTACACCGGCTCGACACCGATACTTCGGGCTGCCTCCTGCTCGCGCGCAATCCGAAAGCATTGAAGCGCTTCAACCGCGCTTTCGAGGAACGCGAGGTCGAAAAGAGCTACATCGCAATCCTCGACGGGATTCCCGATGGCGAAAGCGGGACGATCGAATTGTCGCTGAGCAAGATCAGCAGCGCCGAAAAGGGCTGGCGCATGATCGCCGCGAAGAAGGGCAAGCCGGCAGTTTCTCACTGGGAACTGGTCGAGGTGCTCGGAACGCGTTCGGTCATCCGGTTCAGGCCGGAAACGGGCCGGACGCACCAGCTGCGCATCCATGCGCTGGCGGGTCTGGGCCACGCGCTGCTTGGCGATCCGGTCTATGGCAATGGCAAGGGCGCGCCGCGCACCATGCTGCACGCCGAAAGCCTGGTTGTCGCGCGCGATGGCAAGCCTTCGATAGTAGCGACCGCGCCGCTACCGGCGGATTTTGTTGCTCTCGGAGTGTCAGGTGGATGAGGACCTGATCGCGCGGGCCCACGAGCTGGCAGAGGAAAGCTTCCTCGCCGGTTCGGGGCCTGGCGGCCAGAATGCCAACAAGGTCGCAACCGAGGTCCAGCTGCGCGTCAATGCATACAAGCTGCGCCTGCCACCATTCGCTTTTGCGCGACTGAAGGAAATCGCCGGCAGCAAGCTGACTGCCTCGGGCGACATCCTCATCACTGCGCGGGAACACCGTACGCAGGAAGCGAATCGCGCCGAAGCACGCGAGAAACTGGAGACCTTGCTGAAGCAGGCGCACGAGCGCCCGAAGAAACGCGCAAAATCGCGGCTCAACCGGGTAGGCAAGGTTCAGCGGCTGAAGGCGAAGAAGGCGCGCGGCGAGGTAAAGGCGAACCGCGGCAAGGTCTCACGCTCCGACTGGTAGCGGGGCCTGCGTCGGTTTCGGGTGACGCCGATGCTTGACTTTTCCCCGTGAATCACCCAATGGGCGCGCCGGACAGGCGGTGCGCTGCGCGCCGCCCTTATTTTTTCGGCCCGGTCCCTGCAAAACGGGGCGGCCCCACAGATCTTTAGGAATACGCCATGGCGAAGCCCGCAACCGTCAAGATCAAGCTCGTCTCGACCGCCGACACGGGTTTCTACTACGTGACGAAGAAGAACCCGCGGAACATCACCGAGAAGATGAGCTTCCGCAAGTACGACCCCGTCGCGAAGAAGCACGTCGAATTCAAGGAAGCGAAGATCAAGTAAGCTGAACCGCGGGAACTTCCCGGGTTCACTCATGGTTCAATGCCCTGTAGCTAAAGGCAGGAGCATGAACATCTTCACATCCCTCACCAAACGCCCCTTGCGCGCCGCGATTGCCGGCGCGCTTGCCATTGGGCTTCCCGCAGCAATGATCGCCCTGCCCGCGACCTCTGCCGAGGCAGCGCAAGGCGATCTTGATCGTGCCGTTACCGCATTGCGCGGTATTTCGACGATGAAGGCGGACTTCACCCAGACCGACAGGCAAGGCCAGACGGTCGGTGGGGTGATGACGCTCAAGCGTCCGGGCAAGATTCGCTTCGAATATGAAAAAGGCGTGCCGATGCTGGTCGTGTCGAACGGCAGCTCGCTCTACCTGATCGATTACGAGGTGAACCAGGTCCAGCGCTGGCCGATCAAGCGTTCGCCGCTAGGCGCATTGCTCGATCCCAGCCGCGACGTGAAGCAATATGGCAAGCTGGTCCCGACCAGCAATCCCGACGTCGTCAGCGTCGAGGTTCGCGATCCGAAGCGTCCCGAATTCGGCGTGATCACGATGATCTTCATCCGCAACTCTGCGGCTCCGGGCGGATTGCAGCTGACCAACTGGGTCGCGCTCGATTCTCAGAACCACCGCACTACGGTGCGCCTGCGGAATCACCGCTACGGCGTCAGCGTTGCTGACAGCGCGTTCAAGTTCGACGATCCGCGCCGCTCGTCTCGTCGCCCCAGCTGAACGGACTAGCGTCGATTGGTTGTATGAATGCGACAACTTGCGGCGGCTTATTCATTTACGGGAAAGCCACTGACGGGTAGATTGTAAATCAAGGCGGTCGAAGACGGGTTTCCCCCCTGTTGCCCGATCTTCCAAAAGACCGCCTTGCCAAGCGTGACGAACGCTCAAAGGAACCCTCGTGCCAATGCCCCCGGCGCGAGGGTTTTCCTTTGCCCGCCTAACGCTTCCAGCCCAGCGCCTTGGCAATGATGTCGTAGATCACGTTCTGCTCGATCACGCCGCGCA from Altererythrobacter epoxidivorans encodes the following:
- the arfB gene encoding alternative ribosome rescue aminoacyl-tRNA hydrolase ArfB, whose product is MDEDLIARAHELAEESFLAGSGPGGQNANKVATEVQLRVNAYKLRLPPFAFARLKEIAGSKLTASGDILITAREHRTQEANRAEAREKLETLLKQAHERPKKRAKSRLNRVGKVQRLKAKKARGEVKANRGKVSRSDW
- a CDS encoding LolA family protein, which produces MNIFTSLTKRPLRAAIAGALAIGLPAAMIALPATSAEAAQGDLDRAVTALRGISTMKADFTQTDRQGQTVGGVMTLKRPGKIRFEYEKGVPMLVVSNGSSLYLIDYEVNQVQRWPIKRSPLGALLDPSRDVKQYGKLVPTSNPDVVSVEVRDPKRPEFGVITMIFIRNSAAPGGLQLTNWVALDSQNHRTTVRLRNHRYGVSVADSAFKFDDPRRSSRRPS
- the pabB gene encoding aminodeoxychorismate synthase component I — translated: MGQNTPFILLDDARTDNPAPAHLYREPRQVFVARRGEEVSRVLAEADKARLKTGGHLAGYIAYEAGLALEPRLAGRVDGRSGAAGPLVWLGLFDDAEEIAPDDVAAWLASQAAEDDGGDAALGPLVPQLSTGGYEAAFATMQEAIRAGDIYQTNLTYPLAGSYRGSPVAIYAALRPAAKAGYGGLIFDGSNWLLSLSPELFVSLRGDAAKVKPMKGTRPRAADESADEALRDELAMSEKDKAENLMIVDLMRNDLSRVAEPGSVTVEGLFSVETYPTVHQMVSTVHARLEDGKGAVDLVRAIFPCGSITGAPKIRAMELIDEVERDPRGPYCGAIGRIDPDGSAAFNVAIRTLRLTPIENSQGAAVMGVGSAIVADSEPLAERRECEIKGGFARSSTSDHRAARFDLIESMLFDPEAGISLLELHLERIKQSAAELGFSFDRHDVRNQIQALCFDLEHRSKVRLLAARSGAIAFEATRIEQVAKPVLQCIALPLPVDPGDWRLRHKTSERAFYEEALGVARGMGADEALLVRDDGLVTEGSFTNIFVRGDDGILLTPPTALGLLPGVLRRSLIDAGKAREAELSLEDLEGGFLLGNSVRGLVEAEFTS
- the rpmG gene encoding 50S ribosomal protein L33, with amino-acid sequence MAKPATVKIKLVSTADTGFYYVTKKNPRNITEKMSFRKYDPVAKKHVEFKEAKIK
- a CDS encoding RluA family pseudouridine synthase, which produces MIDILFEDGEALVIDKPAGLPIERPRKGGPSLEDHLEALKLGFQRPPMPVHRLDTDTSGCLLLARNPKALKRFNRAFEEREVEKSYIAILDGIPDGESGTIELSLSKISSAEKGWRMIAAKKGKPAVSHWELVEVLGTRSVIRFRPETGRTHQLRIHALAGLGHALLGDPVYGNGKGAPRTMLHAESLVVARDGKPSIVATAPLPADFVALGVSGG